One window of the Agrobacterium larrymoorei genome contains the following:
- a CDS encoding M81 family metallopeptidase, whose product MRIFTAALATETNTFAPICIDRRAFEESLYAPPGQHPVTPTLCTAPITVGRAVCAAKGWTLIEGTAAWADPAGLINRQAFESLRDEILDQLRAAMPVDAVVLGLHGAMVADGYLDPEGDLLTRVREIVGPDILVCAELDPHSHLTSKRVDAVNFFVVFKEFPHTDFVDRAEDLWRIAVDTLEGRVKPVMSVFDCRMIDVFPTSREPMRGIVDRMMALEKQDPEVLSLSVIHGFMAGDVPEMGTKTIAVTDGNATKGMALARSIGLELFDKRGTFMMPQIGETEAVSLAMKADTSNGPVVIADVWDNPGGGTAGDATVLLRELMAQGATSVAAGLVWDPIAVQICMAAGEGAEIPLRFGAKSAPNTGDPIDALVKVVKVVPNAEMKFGDSIAPFGDAAHIHFQGIDVILGTVRVQSYDPSLFTALGIDPLSKKILLIKSTNHFYAAFSKIASQILYCSAGKPYPNDPATNPYRRVRRDIWPIIQDPHGTKAA is encoded by the coding sequence TTGCGCATCTTTACCGCGGCTCTCGCCACCGAGACCAATACTTTCGCGCCGATCTGTATCGACAGGCGGGCTTTCGAGGAATCGCTTTACGCGCCTCCGGGTCAGCATCCTGTCACCCCCACGCTGTGCACCGCGCCAATCACTGTTGGTCGCGCGGTCTGTGCTGCCAAAGGCTGGACGCTGATCGAAGGAACCGCAGCCTGGGCTGATCCGGCGGGTTTGATCAACCGTCAAGCCTTTGAGAGCCTGCGTGACGAAATTCTCGATCAGTTGCGGGCGGCAATGCCCGTCGATGCGGTGGTGTTGGGCCTTCATGGCGCCATGGTTGCGGATGGCTATCTCGACCCGGAAGGCGATCTTTTGACGCGCGTTCGCGAAATCGTCGGGCCGGATATTCTGGTTTGCGCCGAGCTCGATCCTCACAGCCATCTGACGAGCAAGCGCGTCGATGCCGTGAACTTCTTCGTCGTCTTCAAGGAATTTCCGCATACGGATTTCGTCGATCGCGCCGAAGACCTCTGGCGTATCGCAGTGGATACGCTGGAAGGGCGGGTCAAGCCTGTCATGTCTGTGTTTGACTGCCGTATGATCGATGTGTTTCCGACGTCACGTGAACCAATGCGTGGCATTGTCGATCGCATGATGGCCTTAGAGAAGCAGGACCCGGAGGTGCTATCGCTTTCCGTCATTCATGGCTTCATGGCAGGCGATGTGCCGGAAATGGGAACGAAGACCATCGCGGTCACCGATGGCAATGCAACCAAGGGGATGGCGCTGGCGCGCTCGATCGGGCTTGAGCTTTTCGACAAGCGCGGCACCTTCATGATGCCGCAGATTGGTGAGACCGAGGCTGTGTCGCTTGCGATGAAGGCGGACACATCGAATGGACCCGTTGTCATTGCCGATGTGTGGGATAATCCAGGTGGTGGCACGGCGGGTGATGCAACGGTGCTGCTGCGTGAACTGATGGCTCAGGGCGCGACGAGCGTGGCTGCCGGTCTTGTCTGGGATCCGATTGCCGTACAAATCTGCATGGCGGCAGGCGAGGGGGCGGAAATCCCGTTGCGCTTTGGGGCGAAATCCGCACCCAATACCGGCGATCCGATCGATGCCTTGGTCAAGGTCGTCAAAGTGGTCCCCAATGCAGAGATGAAGTTCGGCGACAGCATCGCGCCCTTCGGTGACGCGGCACATATTCACTTTCAAGGTATCGATGTGATTTTGGGAACAGTGCGGGTTCAAAGCTATGATCCATCGCTTTTCACCGCTCTCGGCATCGATCCGCTCTCGAAAAAGATCCTGCTGATCAAGTCGACCAATCACTTCTATGCCGCTTTTTCCAAGATCGCCTCGCAGATTCTTTACTGCTCTGCGGGCAAGCCTTATCCGAACGATCCGGCGACCAATCCCTATCGCCGCGTCAGGCGCGACATCTGGCCGATCATTCAAGACCCGCACGGCACCAAAGCGGCCTGA
- a CDS encoding RidA family protein, whose amino-acid sequence MSIKRYGAEKSGAGGQTLPFARAVEADGWLHVSGQVAMENGEIISGGIIEQTHKTIENVIAILHEAGYGVEHVVRCGVWLDDPRDFWTFNRIYQSYFGEHPPARACVQASMMVDCKVEIDCIAYKPKS is encoded by the coding sequence ATGAGCATCAAACGATATGGCGCTGAAAAATCCGGCGCAGGCGGACAGACACTTCCTTTTGCACGCGCGGTCGAGGCCGATGGCTGGCTACATGTTTCCGGCCAGGTCGCCATGGAAAATGGTGAAATCATTTCCGGCGGCATCATCGAACAGACTCACAAGACCATCGAGAACGTGATCGCCATTCTGCATGAGGCGGGCTACGGCGTCGAGCATGTCGTGCGCTGCGGCGTATGGCTGGATGATCCGCGTGACTTCTGGACGTTCAACCGCATCTATCAGAGCTATTTCGGTGAACATCCGCCAGCGCGCGCCTGCGTCCAGGCCTCGATGATGGTGGACTGCAAGGTCGAGATCGACTGCATCGCCTATAAACCCAAGTCCTGA
- a CDS encoding MurR/RpiR family transcriptional regulator, whose product MDIFATIQDERAQFSPSEQRIAEILLNEFDFAVGASIIELAEKADVSPPTVTRFCRRLGCQNFADFKVRLAKTAYVGVRYLNPEAKSTAAVDVAEDIITKAQNALFMMHRALDPQALDTVADRIAAATMVYAFGSGGNSSMVATEFQNRLFRLGTRITASNDHNMQLMLTAAAQEGDVIIGSSFSGRNQELMRCFKLAKENGIRTIALTQLKSPVAKLADHVVGIDLPEGDNIYRPTSTRFAYLAVIDVIASLVAYKNRKHSTITLRQIKQQLLEHRDGGDDRQILGD is encoded by the coding sequence ATGGATATCTTCGCGACCATTCAGGATGAAAGAGCGCAGTTTTCGCCATCCGAACAGCGCATCGCGGAGATATTGCTGAACGAGTTCGACTTCGCCGTCGGCGCGTCGATCATCGAATTGGCGGAAAAGGCGGATGTCTCTCCGCCGACCGTCACCCGCTTCTGCCGTCGGCTTGGCTGCCAGAACTTTGCCGACTTCAAGGTTCGTCTTGCCAAGACGGCCTATGTCGGTGTGCGTTACCTCAATCCGGAAGCAAAGAGCACGGCTGCGGTCGATGTCGCCGAAGACATCATCACCAAAGCCCAGAACGCGCTCTTCATGATGCACCGCGCGCTCGATCCACAGGCGCTGGATACCGTGGCCGACCGGATCGCAGCGGCGACAATGGTCTATGCCTTTGGCTCCGGCGGCAATTCGTCCATGGTAGCAACCGAATTTCAGAACCGGCTCTTTCGGCTAGGCACCCGCATCACCGCCAGCAACGATCATAATATGCAGCTTATGCTGACAGCGGCAGCGCAGGAGGGCGATGTGATCATCGGCTCGTCCTTCTCCGGCCGCAATCAGGAACTGATGCGTTGCTTCAAGCTGGCAAAAGAAAATGGCATCCGCACCATCGCGCTCACTCAATTGAAAAGCCCGGTCGCGAAACTCGCAGATCATGTCGTCGGCATCGACCTTCCCGAGGGCGATAACATTTACCGACCCACCTCGACGCGCTTTGCCTATCTCGCCGTGATCGACGTGATTGCCAGCCTCGTGGCCTACAAAAACCGTAAGCACTCCACCATCACGCTGCGCCAGATCAAGCAGCAATTGCTGGAGCATCGCGATGGCGGCGACGATCGCCAGATACTGGGAGACTGA
- a CDS encoding SDR family oxidoreductase, with product MTTHKRIAVVTGAAGDIGRAIAARLAASHDLIALVDIDAGALESAVATLGGGSAYVTIVADVTSADSLAALTSHLATLGKVVTLVNNAGAARAVSLHDTTPEIWRMDSSLNLEAAFLTFRALENDLKETQGSVVNIASVNGMAVFGHPAYSAAKAGLIHLTKLIAVEYGKFGIRANAVAPGTVRTQAWEARAEANPNVFEEVKRWYALRRIATTHDVANAVHFLASDQAAAITGICLPVDCGLTAGQAELAHTFSQSEHY from the coding sequence ATGACGACCCATAAGCGCATCGCCGTGGTGACCGGCGCTGCCGGTGATATCGGGCGCGCAATCGCTGCCCGGCTCGCAGCGAGCCATGACCTGATAGCGCTTGTCGATATCGATGCGGGCGCTCTGGAAAGTGCGGTTGCCACGCTTGGCGGCGGATCCGCCTATGTGACAATCGTCGCCGATGTCACCAGCGCTGACAGCTTAGCGGCCTTGACAAGTCACCTCGCAACCCTCGGCAAGGTCGTCACCCTCGTCAACAATGCCGGTGCGGCACGTGCCGTTTCCCTACACGACACGACGCCAGAGATTTGGCGCATGGATTCAAGCCTCAACCTTGAGGCTGCATTCCTGACCTTCCGGGCTCTCGAAAATGACCTGAAGGAAACACAAGGCTCCGTCGTCAACATCGCCTCCGTCAATGGCATGGCCGTCTTCGGCCACCCGGCCTATAGCGCCGCCAAGGCGGGCTTGATCCATCTGACCAAGTTGATCGCGGTCGAATACGGAAAATTCGGAATACGAGCCAACGCAGTCGCGCCTGGAACCGTGCGCACCCAAGCCTGGGAAGCACGCGCCGAAGCCAATCCGAATGTCTTCGAAGAGGTCAAGCGCTGGTATGCGCTGCGCCGTATCGCCACCACCCATGACGTCGCCAATGCCGTCCATTTCCTGGCGAGCGATCAGGCAGCCGCGATCACCGGCATCTGCCTGCCTGTCGATTGCGGACTGACGGCGGGCCAGGCCGAGTTGGCCCACACCTTCTCGCAATCCGAACATTACTGA
- a CDS encoding beta-N-acetylhexosaminidase translates to MSKTGFRLENAWHPIEGDPSGGFVFTLVNLTDKPISDFKLAYTALTRVMDDPSCENATFLLRNANFHQYAPPAGFVLEPGASWRFTVRGLWRPAKHRTDGAKSAYLTFSDGTHHTIDVADLMLEGRISEPQKPLLPEGRVTEPFSLLPWPKQADLQAGETPVALYPAEGSALSDVKAMDTVLGLHRRLFSVAHQPFSLVAVEQGKAVRFQQSGSLAAEAYELTFAQDEILLAYGGNAGRQYGLTALAQLHDGARRNAALFHFPGLGTIKDEPRYRWRGCHLDVSRQFAPAPDVLRLIDILAWYKMNVFHWHLTDDEAWRFEVRAYPQLTTVGVKRGPDEPMLPQLGNAAEPVEGFYTQADVAAIVAHATELNVEVVPEVDIPGHSTAILVALPELIDGQEAPDSYRSVQGFPNNALNPAIEETYVFLGKVFDEMVELFPSKLIHIGGDEVADNTWMASPLARKLMEREGLDGTFGLQSHFMKRVQKMLADRGRSMAGWDEVSHGGGVNPDGTLLMAWRAPEVGVELAQQGYDVVMTPGQAYYLDMVQDEAWQEPGASWAGTVPPHHTYHYEAVGEFPEELKPRLRGVQACIWTEHFLNRDYFNHLVFPRLPAVAEAAWTPRERKDWDRFSALVRLSPKL, encoded by the coding sequence ATGAGCAAGACCGGATTCCGCCTCGAAAATGCATGGCATCCCATTGAGGGCGACCCTTCAGGCGGGTTTGTCTTCACCCTCGTCAACCTGACTGACAAGCCGATCAGCGACTTCAAGCTCGCCTATACGGCATTGACGCGCGTGATGGATGACCCATCTTGCGAGAACGCGACGTTCCTGCTGCGCAACGCCAACTTCCACCAATATGCACCGCCTGCCGGCTTCGTCCTGGAGCCCGGCGCCAGCTGGCGCTTCACCGTGCGCGGTCTCTGGCGCCCGGCCAAGCACAGAACCGATGGGGCAAAATCCGCCTATCTGACATTCTCCGACGGCACCCATCACACTATCGATGTTGCCGACCTGATGCTGGAAGGCAGGATCAGCGAGCCGCAAAAGCCGCTCCTGCCGGAAGGACGCGTCACCGAACCCTTTTCGCTTCTGCCTTGGCCGAAACAGGCGGACTTGCAAGCCGGCGAAACACCCGTCGCCCTCTACCCGGCAGAAGGCAGTGCCCTCTCCGACGTGAAGGCGATGGATACCGTCCTCGGCCTTCATCGCCGTCTGTTTTCTGTAGCCCATCAGCCATTTTCGCTGGTTGCCGTCGAACAGGGCAAGGCTGTTCGTTTTCAGCAAAGCGGTTCACTCGCGGCAGAAGCCTATGAACTGACATTTGCTCAAGATGAGATCTTGCTCGCCTATGGCGGCAATGCGGGCCGTCAATACGGCCTGACGGCATTGGCGCAGCTTCATGATGGCGCGCGCCGAAATGCGGCACTGTTCCACTTCCCGGGTTTGGGCACCATCAAAGACGAGCCGCGTTACCGATGGCGCGGATGCCACCTCGATGTGTCGCGCCAATTTGCTCCAGCGCCAGACGTGCTGCGTCTCATCGATATTCTGGCCTGGTACAAAATGAATGTCTTCCATTGGCACCTGACCGATGATGAGGCGTGGCGCTTTGAGGTTCGCGCCTATCCTCAATTGACGACCGTTGGCGTCAAGCGCGGGCCGGACGAGCCGATGCTGCCGCAACTCGGCAATGCAGCAGAGCCGGTTGAGGGCTTCTACACCCAGGCCGACGTCGCTGCCATCGTCGCCCATGCGACCGAGCTGAATGTCGAAGTCGTCCCGGAAGTCGATATTCCCGGCCACAGCACCGCGATCCTGGTCGCTCTTCCCGAACTGATCGATGGTCAGGAAGCGCCAGACAGCTACCGCTCGGTTCAAGGCTTCCCGAACAACGCGCTCAATCCTGCAATTGAAGAGACCTATGTGTTCCTCGGCAAGGTCTTCGACGAGATGGTTGAGCTCTTCCCTTCAAAGCTCATCCATATTGGCGGCGACGAAGTGGCCGACAACACCTGGATGGCCTCGCCGTTGGCCCGCAAGCTGATGGAGAGGGAAGGGCTCGACGGCACCTTCGGGCTGCAGAGCCACTTCATGAAGCGGGTTCAGAAAATGCTGGCGGACAGAGGCCGGAGCATGGCTGGTTGGGACGAGGTCTCCCACGGCGGCGGCGTCAACCCGGACGGCACATTGCTGATGGCATGGCGTGCGCCGGAGGTCGGTGTCGAGTTGGCTCAACAGGGTTATGACGTGGTGATGACACCGGGACAGGCCTATTATCTCGACATGGTGCAGGACGAGGCCTGGCAGGAGCCGGGCGCCAGCTGGGCCGGTACCGTGCCGCCGCACCACACCTATCATTATGAGGCCGTCGGCGAGTTTCCCGAGGAATTGAAGCCACGTCTTCGTGGCGTCCAGGCCTGCATCTGGACAGAGCATTTCCTCAACCGGGATTATTTCAATCATCTGGTCTTCCCGCGCTTGCCGGCAGTGGCGGAAGCCGCGTGGACGCCGCGTGAGCGTAAAGATTGGGATCGCTTCTCGGCGCTTGTGCGCCTTAGCCCCAAGCTTTGA
- a CDS encoding M81 family metallopeptidase, with protein MVLRIAVGGIHTECSTYSPVLMQPEDFRVIRGDNLTGAEYFSFLPTEGVEIHPLLHARAIPGGPVSRATYEAFKQEFSDKLRATLPLDGLYLAMHGAMNVEGMDDAEGDWIANARSIIGPDIPLAVSYDLHGNVTQKIVDQIDIFAAYRTAPHIDVRETMERAWSMLIRMLKTGEKPGVAWAPVPVLLPGEKTSTEDEPAKSLYHRLPEHDRTEGVWDANLMVGYVWADEPRATACAVVTGSNPEAAKRAAEEIALSYWQARQDFRFGPVTGDLEAMLDLAEKAETQPVILADSGDNPTGGGVGDRADVLKSLILRGFEGAVIGGITDRPAVETCFAAGIGKTLSLKIGGSLDPASPFVEVGAEVISLDDPGPADERQAVVKIGGITLILAARRRPYHNIADFMRHGIDPAKVRLLVVKSGYLSPELQPLSNPNLMALTDGVINQDIETLPSKRRVQPTFPFVKDFDYTPSAKPSARWR; from the coding sequence ATGGTGTTACGCATTGCAGTCGGCGGCATTCACACGGAGTGCTCCACCTATTCTCCGGTTCTGATGCAGCCCGAAGACTTTCGCGTGATTCGCGGGGACAATCTGACCGGTGCTGAGTATTTCAGCTTCCTGCCGACCGAAGGCGTGGAGATCCATCCACTCCTCCATGCCCGCGCCATTCCAGGCGGCCCGGTCTCTCGGGCCACCTATGAGGCCTTCAAACAAGAGTTCTCCGACAAGCTACGGGCCACCCTGCCCCTCGATGGTCTCTATCTTGCCATGCACGGAGCGATGAATGTCGAAGGCATGGACGATGCCGAAGGCGACTGGATTGCCAATGCGCGCTCGATCATCGGCCCGGATATTCCGCTGGCTGTGAGCTACGACCTGCACGGCAACGTCACTCAGAAGATCGTCGATCAGATCGACATCTTCGCCGCCTATCGCACCGCGCCGCATATCGATGTGCGCGAGACGATGGAGCGCGCCTGGTCTATGCTGATCAGGATGCTGAAAACGGGAGAGAAACCGGGCGTCGCGTGGGCTCCGGTTCCGGTTCTGCTGCCCGGCGAGAAAACCTCGACGGAAGACGAACCCGCAAAGTCGCTCTACCACCGCCTGCCGGAGCATGATCGGACTGAGGGTGTCTGGGATGCCAATCTGATGGTTGGCTATGTCTGGGCGGACGAGCCACGGGCAACGGCCTGCGCCGTGGTCACGGGGTCAAATCCCGAGGCAGCGAAACGCGCCGCCGAAGAGATTGCACTCTCCTACTGGCAGGCAAGGCAGGATTTTCGCTTCGGTCCCGTTACCGGCGATCTCGAAGCCATGCTAGATCTGGCAGAAAAAGCCGAAACCCAACCCGTCATCCTTGCTGATTCAGGCGACAATCCGACCGGTGGCGGCGTTGGAGACAGGGCGGATGTGTTGAAGTCGCTGATTTTGCGCGGCTTCGAGGGCGCGGTCATCGGCGGCATTACCGACCGTCCGGCGGTGGAAACCTGCTTTGCCGCCGGCATCGGCAAGACGCTCAGCCTCAAGATCGGTGGTTCGCTCGATCCGGCCAGCCCCTTCGTTGAAGTCGGTGCCGAGGTCATCAGCCTCGATGATCCCGGCCCAGCCGACGAACGGCAGGCTGTCGTCAAGATTGGCGGTATCACGCTTATTCTTGCAGCCCGGCGTCGTCCCTACCACAATATTGCAGACTTCATGCGCCACGGCATCGATCCTGCCAAGGTGCGATTGCTCGTCGTGAAGTCCGGTTATCTGTCGCCAGAGCTTCAGCCACTGTCCAACCCCAACCTGATGGCGCTGACGGATGGTGTGATCAACCAGGATATCGAGACCCTGCCATCGAAGCGTCGGGTGCAACCGACATTTCCTTTCGTCAAAGACTTCGACTATACACCGTCTGCGAAACCGTCCGCACGGTGGCGTTAA
- a CDS encoding MFS transporter → MLSALPFVYRHDQLRLSAAGIFVFGFTGAATAPYMSLIGIRELGLTDAAFSILSFIAALVNVSASISMGILSDRLGHYKLPILGACISGALGYGVVYAFPTVWTFALALLIPVPVYGALNSLIFAYVRASCASMPPRDLIAVNSAVRAAISLSWVLVPGVVGYALAGRSSMLPAFLLAALACVLCFILFARFMREDGVAHAERQEPAYAFLASIRHLGTRQIWPFVLAIALISSTLHVNGIVLPLVVTGKAGGQPADVGAIVGIVALLEIVFIFFWGWVETKTSAAVAIAASALLYCAYMLGLGLAQDPMTVYLLTPLSGLGAAGIISLPITYLQNLIARRAGLGSSLIAVNIFLAGGLSSLLFSVGTAVSDYSHTAMLGAFAGLCGVALLSFLHKRPSVKDDLPTQQGSEHHG, encoded by the coding sequence ATGCTGTCGGCGCTGCCCTTTGTTTATCGACATGACCAGTTGCGGCTTTCGGCTGCCGGTATCTTCGTCTTCGGCTTCACTGGTGCCGCCACCGCGCCCTATATGTCACTGATCGGCATTCGCGAACTCGGTCTGACCGATGCGGCTTTCTCGATCCTGAGTTTCATTGCCGCGCTGGTCAACGTGTCGGCCAGTATCAGCATGGGCATCCTTTCGGACCGACTCGGCCACTATAAACTTCCCATTCTCGGAGCCTGTATATCCGGGGCGTTGGGCTACGGCGTGGTCTATGCCTTTCCGACCGTTTGGACTTTCGCGCTTGCGCTGCTCATCCCCGTTCCGGTTTATGGCGCACTCAACTCGCTGATCTTCGCCTATGTTCGCGCAAGCTGCGCCAGCATGCCGCCGCGTGATCTCATTGCCGTCAACTCCGCCGTCCGCGCCGCCATCTCGCTTTCCTGGGTGCTGGTGCCGGGCGTCGTTGGCTATGCGCTCGCGGGCAGATCGAGCATGCTACCGGCATTTTTACTGGCAGCACTCGCCTGCGTGCTATGTTTCATTCTCTTCGCCCGCTTCATGCGGGAAGACGGCGTTGCACATGCCGAACGGCAAGAGCCAGCTTACGCGTTCCTGGCATCCATCCGCCATCTCGGCACACGCCAGATCTGGCCCTTCGTCCTTGCCATTGCGCTGATCTCATCCACCCTTCATGTCAACGGCATTGTGCTGCCGCTGGTCGTCACAGGAAAGGCTGGCGGGCAACCGGCCGATGTGGGCGCGATCGTCGGCATTGTCGCTCTCCTCGAAATCGTCTTCATCTTCTTTTGGGGGTGGGTGGAAACCAAGACATCGGCTGCGGTCGCCATAGCCGCAAGTGCGCTCCTCTATTGCGCCTACATGCTCGGTCTTGGGCTGGCGCAAGACCCGATGACGGTCTATCTGCTGACACCTCTCTCGGGCCTCGGCGCAGCCGGTATCATTTCCTTGCCGATCACCTATCTGCAAAACCTCATCGCGCGGCGCGCCGGTCTCGGGAGCTCGCTGATTGCCGTCAATATTTTTCTGGCCGGTGGCTTGAGTTCGCTGCTCTTCTCAGTCGGAACGGCTGTGAGCGATTATTCTCACACGGCAATGCTCGGCGCCTTTGCGGGCCTCTGCGGCGTGGCACTCCTCAGCTTCCTTCACAAGCGACCGTCTGTTAAGGACGACCTCCCGACCCAACAAGGAAGCGAACATCATGGCTGA
- a CDS encoding copper homeostasis protein CutC, translating to MADHTARRLEICVDSAEGLAAAIEGGADRIELCSALGVGGLMPSYGLMRHAKRTSPIPVYPLIRPRAGNFIYDASDVAIMEADIAQAQELGLPGVVIGATTPDRRLDRQVLERLIEAASGLDISLHRAFDMVSDPIEALETAIDLGISRILTSGCAKNVLLGMETLKRLAHQANGRISIMPGGGVTADLVPELLAATGIHEIHASGSASSAEDPSLVAFGFAPEQRRQTSPQIIRTLKTIVLDA from the coding sequence ATGGCTGATCATACCGCGCGGCGGCTGGAGATTTGCGTCGACAGCGCAGAGGGTCTCGCCGCAGCGATCGAAGGCGGCGCAGACCGCATCGAGCTTTGCTCCGCGCTTGGCGTTGGCGGACTGATGCCGTCTTACGGACTGATGCGACACGCGAAGAGAACGAGCCCGATCCCTGTCTATCCGCTGATCCGCCCAAGAGCCGGAAACTTCATCTACGATGCATCCGATGTCGCCATCATGGAGGCGGATATTGCACAGGCGCAGGAGCTCGGTTTGCCCGGCGTCGTCATCGGTGCAACCACTCCAGATCGCCGCCTCGACCGACAGGTTCTGGAGAGGTTGATCGAAGCGGCCTCCGGTCTGGACATCAGCCTTCACCGGGCCTTTGATATGGTGAGCGATCCGATCGAAGCGCTTGAGACCGCGATAGATCTCGGTATTTCCCGCATTCTGACCTCAGGCTGCGCAAAGAACGTCTTGCTTGGAATGGAAACGCTGAAGCGCCTCGCGCATCAGGCGAATGGTCGCATCAGCATCATGCCGGGCGGTGGTGTAACGGCCGATCTCGTTCCGGAGCTTCTGGCCGCAACCGGCATCCACGAAATCCATGCCTCGGGCAGTGCCTCTTCCGCAGAGGATCCTTCTCTGGTGGCATTCGGTTTTGCGCCCGAACAGCGCAGACAAACCAGCCCGCAGATCATTCGCACCTTAAAGACGATTGTCCTTGACGCCTGA
- a CDS encoding sensor domain-containing diguanylate cyclase, translating into MTARLNHFKLVGPVAFIVGLLLLGLAAILFLGADRLDAEAKARQQTMVERNVAIWMSDMEVVLTSWTIWDEAIDKLNNNFDLGWAERNLGQSVIGTSNVRSLAVIDGNDQIIYAKTADDFANHSFLKQEPSALVAAARPLIDSVRAREHQPKKKGIPDRIASSKIEVVGNDALLLTASLFQPDIGTVVPNTERAPILVSAIPIAGSLQAFFGERFMLDDAAVEPAERVKPDRALVDIAVAPNGQVQVLSWRANTPAHDLLRQSLPFAAATLCIFTVSCALAISTSRQALTMLVDAEKRMRHAATHDFLTGLANRTLVSTKFTQLSEHGPLTVVCIDLDGFKAINDRFGHADGDDLLKQVAERLRGGCATNDVCFRLGGDEFAVMMPKVSEEEADSRCRQLAALISKPYEVNGTIMTVGASYGMSRVMAGETSPDPVFRRADEALYIAKRLNRGAASPFRDDVDLAASSS; encoded by the coding sequence ATGACGGCGCGCCTTAACCACTTCAAGCTTGTCGGTCCTGTTGCCTTTATTGTCGGGCTTTTGTTGCTCGGACTGGCTGCTATTTTGTTTCTCGGTGCGGACCGCTTGGATGCCGAGGCGAAGGCGCGGCAGCAGACGATGGTCGAGCGCAATGTCGCGATCTGGATGTCGGATATGGAGGTCGTTCTGACGTCCTGGACGATCTGGGATGAGGCGATCGACAAGCTCAACAACAATTTCGATCTGGGCTGGGCAGAGCGCAATCTCGGTCAGTCGGTGATCGGCACATCGAATGTGCGCTCGCTTGCCGTCATCGACGGCAACGACCAGATTATCTACGCCAAAACAGCGGATGATTTTGCCAACCATTCTTTTCTGAAACAGGAACCGAGCGCGCTTGTCGCGGCGGCGCGGCCGTTGATTGACTCGGTGCGTGCGCGGGAGCATCAGCCCAAGAAGAAAGGAATTCCTGACCGGATCGCCTCCAGCAAGATCGAAGTTGTGGGGAACGACGCTCTCCTGCTGACAGCCAGTCTTTTCCAGCCAGACATAGGGACTGTCGTCCCCAATACCGAACGCGCGCCAATCTTGGTTTCGGCTATCCCGATTGCTGGCAGCCTTCAGGCGTTTTTCGGTGAACGCTTCATGCTTGACGATGCAGCCGTCGAGCCGGCCGAACGGGTTAAACCCGACCGTGCCTTGGTGGATATCGCCGTTGCGCCAAACGGCCAGGTTCAGGTCCTGTCATGGCGGGCAAACACGCCGGCCCATGATCTTCTGCGCCAGTCATTGCCCTTCGCTGCGGCCACGCTCTGTATCTTCACCGTCAGTTGTGCGCTTGCAATTTCGACATCGCGGCAGGCGCTGACTATGCTCGTAGACGCGGAAAAGCGCATGCGGCATGCGGCGACGCATGATTTTCTCACAGGGCTTGCCAACAGAACGCTGGTATCGACCAAGTTTACCCAGCTGTCGGAACACGGGCCCCTAACAGTCGTCTGCATCGATCTTGATGGTTTCAAGGCGATCAACGATCGCTTCGGTCATGCCGATGGCGACGACCTGTTGAAGCAGGTTGCCGAGCGCTTGCGTGGCGGATGCGCCACGAACGACGTTTGCTTTCGCCTCGGAGGCGACGAATTTGCGGTGATGATGCCAAAGGTTTCGGAAGAGGAGGCGGATAGCCGTTGCCGTCAGTTGGCAGCGCTTATTTCCAAGCCTTACGAAGTCAACGGCACGATCATGACGGTTGGAGCATCCTACGGAATGAGCAGGGTTATGGCAGGGGAGACCTCACCGGATCCTGTCTTCAGACGTGCAGACGAGGCGCTTTATATTGCCAAGCGTCTCAATCGCGGTGCGGCTTCTCCATTCCGAGACGACGTAGATCTGGCAGCATCCTCGTCTTGA